A genomic region of Mycobacterium senriense contains the following coding sequences:
- a CDS encoding TetR/AcrR family transcriptional regulator codes for MDLPARRRAIRGQIVTPSRLRVTEKAARSGTWGDRPPIDDDQARSRLLDAAETCYERHGVSRTTVDDIAKEASVHRTTVYRYFGSRDDVLAFVMLRESASVIEGAEQTLNGNRPFSNRLLDALDGAIAAVEKSRWLRVLFSAESLTMTVAAAASTAFRDRIRQTLRPYVDAAKANGELREQLDPDAVADWLVRVAQMLLMDHLAEGQHDARLDRRATLRNFVIPAVLSPGAADTATPPARTKRAKR; via the coding sequence GTGGACCTGCCTGCCCGGCGCCGCGCAATCCGAGGTCAAATAGTGACACCTAGTCGACTCCGGGTCACTGAAAAAGCGGCCCGCTCCGGGACTTGGGGCGATCGCCCGCCGATCGATGACGACCAGGCCCGCAGTCGCCTGCTCGATGCGGCCGAGACGTGCTATGAGCGGCACGGCGTCAGCCGCACTACGGTCGACGACATCGCCAAGGAAGCCTCAGTGCACCGGACGACGGTGTATCGCTACTTCGGGTCGCGCGACGACGTGCTGGCGTTTGTGATGCTGCGTGAGTCGGCCAGCGTGATCGAGGGGGCGGAGCAGACGCTGAATGGCAACCGGCCATTCAGCAACCGGCTGCTTGACGCTCTCGATGGTGCGATCGCTGCCGTGGAGAAATCACGATGGCTGCGTGTGCTGTTCTCGGCGGAAAGCCTCACCATGACAGTGGCCGCGGCGGCATCCACAGCCTTCCGGGATCGGATCCGACAGACGCTGCGACCTTACGTCGATGCGGCGAAGGCAAACGGCGAGCTGCGCGAGCAACTCGATCCCGACGCGGTCGCCGACTGGCTGGTGCGGGTTGCGCAAATGCTGCTGATGGATCACCTCGCCGAGGGGCAGCACGATGCCCGCTTGGACAGGCGCGCAACATTGCGCAACTTCGTCATCCCGGCCGTCCTCAGCCCCGGCGCTGCCGACACCGCTACCCCGCCGGCACGAACGAAGAGGGCAAAGCGGTAG